The genomic stretch AGTGTCGGGAACTATGCCTCTCCCTAGCATATCCCTCAACATACTAACTGCATCATTCATCCTTCCAGCATCACTCAATCCACGCATCATGATAGTGTACAAGACAATGTCAGGCTCTAACCCTACCTGGAGAACTTTCTGAAACAACACCTCTGCGTCACTAAACCTGTTGGCTTTCACCAACCCATTAATCAGACAGCTAAACCCCTTTATCCCAACACCATCCTTGTCGTCTTGAAATGATTTCAAGAGCACGCAGGCCTCATCGATCAGGCCTTGCTTGCAGAAACCATCAATCAAAGTGTTGTATGTAGCAGAATCAGGTTTGCATCCACTACTCACCATCTCGTTAAACAGATTATATGCATCGCTAGTCCGCTTTGTTTTGCACAACCCTGATATTACCACTGTATATGTGATCCTATTTGGCAGAATCCCTCTGTTAGTCATTTCTTCAAACAGATTGAGGGCAGCCTCAATCATCCCATTCTTGCACAGCCCATCAATCAAAACGTTGAACGTATCGCATCCCATATCAATATTCAACTTAATCATCATGTTGTAAACTGCCAGTGCTAATAAAATCGCATTTTCCTTAACCAAAACATGAAGAATAACATTGCAAGCAAATAAATTCGGCTTACAATCATAATCCTTCATCCTACCGAATGCATCCACCGCTTTCTCCGCGTTTTTCAGTCTCCAATAACCCAAAATCAAGACGGAAAAGGCATCTGCTGAAACGCTCatcttctcattcctcaacTCATCAAGAAGGCCCCAGCACGAATCCAAAGAATTCACATTCCCGCTGCTCAAAAGCATGTCAACCATCAGTTTATGAGAGAAGCTACTTCGCAAGTGCGCCGTATCAGAAGCCCAGATGAAGAATCGGAAGCTGATCAGTGGTTCCTTCTTCAATCGGGCCTGAGATTGGAGGACTGAAATGACGAGTTCGCGATTGAGCGACGGAGATAGCGCGGCGAGAGCGGGTTCGATGGGACGTTCAGAGTTGATGAGGGCGAGCACTTTATCCGAGATGGAATCATCGAGAGCATGATCGGAAAATGAGGAGAACTTTGATTTGGCAGTTAAATGTTGGGGGCGGATTGCACGGAAGATTTGGGAATGGAGAAATTGATGCATAATGGTGGTGCAGAATGTTGAATGTTCATGTTCATCGCCACATATGTAATTGATTTGGGGTTTAGCAGCTTTTCAGTCGGAAATATGAATGCTGAATtaacaaaattttgattttctttattttagaAGATGAAAAATTTTATAGTAATGCCTCATACCAATATAGTACTACTGTACAATTACAATATTGTGTGTTTGAGTTGTAGTATGTCTGCCAGAGAAACAAGATATACGTAATATTGGTGGAGGCTTTCTTTTCTTAACTTcaaattattagagttttaatCATTCTTTAGTATTCCAAATATTATTCTTACCAAAACTAATCCTATGAATATGAATCCATTTACTtctattaaaattttgaattttattttttatttaaacactaagtgaaaaatataatattatatttaatatatataaatactgAAAGATAAATTATCACCCTTCTAAATGACAGTATACTAACTATTACTATTATGATAactttattatatttctttaatattatttatttaaaataatctaataaattaaaaaggtaatattctcttactttcttcttttttatttttttttaagtacGGCACACacttttctcttttattttattttttctcttattttatttttcttctactttttaTCTCTTCTAGTTTATTCTCACTTCATCAACTTATTAAATACAGTATGTATTTCTTAATGAAAAAGTTTCAATAGTAAAGAAATATGGAGGGagtaaataatagtagtacataGGAGTAttacttaaaaattataattgcatttaacaaaacacacatatacaGATAAGCAACAAATAGGCAATGACGATCAATAGAAAAAGTTAAACTTGCAAAAAACTAGTGAACTAATCATTGACGTaatcataattaatttttttattaataaaataaaaaatgataaataatatagtatttattataattataattctagttatttattatttttaaattaattataaatttataatatactaattaaatttaaagtaAATGTTAATTTcgatcctaaacatatgaccaaaacacgaatttgatccaaaacatttactttttgaaaaataagttcataacaaatgaaatttttgTCGTAATAGTCCATTTTTTTTACGGTTCCTTCAAAAAACTGACGGCCATGACACTCCAATCGATTCAAAAATGTGAGAATGACTTAACACCTCCCTCGGATATCTTGATTGAAATCCCCATCAATGGCGTTTTCGCAATTACCGTTAACCGTTAGTTTATTGAAGGACTATCACGATGCCTGATTAAGTAAAAAAGTCGATAAATTTACCGGAAGTGTTTGGCCAAATAATCACGTtggaaaatttataaatttacgtgtatattaaaaatatcactTCATTCTGTTAGACGGAAGAGTCAATTTTCGGTGGAAAAAATAGGAATATTGGGGGGGAGTTCGGACCTTCGTTTTGAAAAATATAGTACTTCATCTGTCTCATATAGTAATAGATATCACATTTGAGTGAAGATATGAAGTTTTGGAATATGTTATTTGATGTGTTAAGTGAAtggagaaaatatatttttatatattaacgtaagaaaaaattataaaaatgaaaatataatattatttgtgtgataaaaagagagaaaagtttAGCATGTAGTTTAGAACATTAGTAGTATACTTTTAATTATCATAAATAGGGAGTACTAGTAGTAATtatatttatcatttaattttctaaCAACGCGCAAAGAAAAAGCCACTTGTGTTGTAGTATCATTTTGTACTCACCATTATAATTTAACGGGGATTGACTTAAAAAACAATATCCAGAATTAGACTAACAATCAAGTTGGAAATTTGATACGAGGTTTGGCATAGAAAACCAAGAGTGGGATGCCAATATACTAATACAATGTATTGGAGCAATTTTAGAGAGTAGTGATTGTAACAATTAAGCTATGGCCGCCGACTGCCTCAATGTCTTTATTAATCCTAACATATAAATTAATTCTTCTTTCCAGTCAGGTCAAATTAATACACCTCTGAGTTCAATACAGTGTAAGctattactactatttagtATAGGAATTCGTAACTACATATAACATGGATTaatactttattattttatagaaAGCacatttcaaattaaatataacTAGCATCAAGATTTGTATTAAATATGGTATGCAAAATTTCACATACTTGTATTAATATTTGTAAAGTTTTGGTTTATTAAAGACGGTTTGTTCTGTAGGATAACTTAAAAATAAGCAAATCCTCGtgatttaatcaaattaatggattaattttgaaatctaattaaaattttttatagaCGGAGAGAATatgattattaaaaaaatatataaagccATTATGTTTTAAAATAGATACCCTCCGATAAATACTTGGGTAAAATATAATCGAAAATacaaagtagtagtagtagtagtagtactttatTTGTGTAAAATATATGTTGACACATACTTTGCTTCTTTCCAAATGTCTTCGTCCAAACCAGATTTCATTCTCTCACTCTCTATAACTAGAGAGAGTGGGGTGCATATATAGATCATATGTTGGTAAAATGTTTGCTTTCCCCATTGACTGGTGTCTTGTGTGAGTGCGAGGCCTGAATTTCCGCCATGGGAGGgaaggaggagagagagaaagagaatatGAGGTGTTGGAGGAGACAATTGAAGGCCATGTTGCGCAAGAACTGGCTCCTCAAAATTCGCAACCCTTTTGTCACCTTTGCAGAGGTCTCcacttgtttttcttctttctttctttctttcactcAGACACATAGTAGTACTAGAATTGCAGTCTTTGTGATCAGGTGTATAGATATGTTTCCTGAACTGAAGTAGGCCATGGAGCTCTTGCATACTTAATTAATCGTATTTTGCGAATCTGGGTTTTTCTATGAGTTTTGAAAGTATCCTATTCTCTGATTTCGTGGATTGGGGTGTTGTGAGTGCTCAATCTGAAGTGGGGGAACAACTCTTTTGTCTTGTTGGAGATATCCCAGTATATGGAAATCAagaattattgtatttttagagtcaaattttacaatttcatgatttattttattttattttatttgttttagatATGTGCAGAGTGGATGTTAATTCATGTTGTTCTATTTGAATTGACAGATTTTACTTCCCACCATTGTGTTGTTGTTGCTAGTAGCTATAAGATCGAAAGTTGATACAACACTACATCCTCCGCAGGCGTAAGTATCTAGTACTCTTTTAATTATCTTGTTCTCTATCTGCTTCAGGTTTATGTGATGATTTTCTCTAGTTTATTCAAGTTGATATTTTTCTGCCTTGTGGAGAGAGAATAATTGAATCATCAAGCAGGTAGATGGTCGGTAAGACATGCAACATCACCATGTATCATGGACTCTTTGGCTTCTTGTTACAATCTATGTTACTAACTTTATTAACCATATTCGGAGTTGGATTATAGATTTTAAAAGTGAACATATCCCAGTCTGTTCAAGTTGGATAATTTTCTCTAGTTTATTCAAGTTGATATTTTTCTGCCTTGTGGAGAGAGAATAATTGAATCATCAAGCAGGTAGATGGTCGGTAAGACATGCAACATCACCATGTATCATGGACTCTTTGGCTTCTTGCTACAATCTATGTTACTAACTTTATTAACCATATTCGGAGTTGGATTATAGATTTTAAAAGTGAACATATCCCAGTCTGTTGGCACTTTCAATACTGCTGTAATTTGACATTCATATTTTACTTTGATTGAATGTCCGGTGTAGGTATATTAGTAAGGACATGCTTGTGGAAGTGGGAAAGAGTGACATGTCTGCACCTTTCACCCAAGTTTTAGAATTATTATGTGCCAAAGATGAGTATTTGGCATTTGCACCAGACACAAAGGAGACTAGGATGATGATTAATCTGCTGTCAATAAAATTTCCTTTGCTGAGGGTACACACTGTTTCGTTTTGTTTTGAATATTCGTTTCTGTTCCAGGCTTCCAGCACTCCTTTGTGATACCTTTTACCTTTTGACTGTGTTCCTTTATTTGCTCAAAGTGGTTTACTGTATTTTGGGCTTCCGTATGCTTAGCATGCATTCATTAGCATTAGATTTTCTGGTATTATTTATTTCTGTATTAGCAATCTAATGGTAATGCTGCATATTGCTTGTCTCATATTCCCTATGGCATTTTTTATGGTACCATTGTTTTCAGTGTTGGTAATGTTACTTCGTTGTAGGTGGCAAGCAAAGTTTATATTGATGAAGAAGAGCTTGAGACATATATACGTTCAGATTCATATGGTGTTTTTGACAAAGTGAGGTCAGTCATGGTTTCTCTTATTcttttcatatatattttttgagcGGGGAGGAACAAGAAGATGCAGAGATTACATTTGTAATGCTACTAGTATCTATAGTCATCATTCTGATAGCCACCCTACTGGTCTTAGATAGTTGCTTAGAGGTAGTTTACCTGTAGCAACATTCTAACCCTGTTTTTGGTTCTTAAAGTTACTATATGCACAATAATGTGCAATGAAGGTTCTGAGATGTGCTCAGTGCAGAGAAGCTGAAGTATGTTATATAAGTAACTTCACAATGCCACATGATAGATGGGAAGGGGCAGGTTTTGCGTCTCCTTTTTTAACCTGTGGATTGTTGGGCAATCTACTGTTAGATGTACCAAGAAATGGCTCAATGATTGAGCAACCGGTTTTGACTAGGTTGTAAGCTACTCTCACTCAAAACAGGGAAACAATCAAAAGACTGCTTTATTTTGCAGGAACTAGTGCTGCTATCGAACTGTCTGTGTTAAGCTTATAAAATGTTTGGATAGTTTTATAAATGTCTTGTTATTGGGGAATGTATACCCTAGTGATGTGACAGATTTCAAAACAAACGGGAATAATTGTTCTTCTTCTGAAGATGCTGTGTGTAGGGGTATCTGGAATTTTCTGTTAGAACTAGAGCCTGATGAATTCATCAGTGTTTTGGTTCTTTTCTACGAATTAGATTGAttaatttctttcattttttttgcatCACTGTGTTTATGGGTATCTGGATTTAAGATTTATCATACTTGAGGGGTATCTTTTTGCATATGGTCAAGTTTTAACTCTTATTATAGTGTCCATGTTACCCTTTTTTTCTAATCAATAGTCATGGAGTATGGCAAGAAGGAAACTTATATTAACGTTGTTGCTTGTAGAAATTACACAAATCCAAAAATCAGAGGAGCAGTTGTGTTTCATACTCAAGGTCCTCAGGTGTTTGACTATAGCATACGCTTGAACCACACATGGGCTTTTTCAGGATTTCCTGATGTTAAATCCATTATGGACGTGAATGGTCCTTATCTCAATGACTTGGAATTAGGGGTGAATCCAATACCAATAATGCAGTACAGCATCAGTGGATTTTTAACTGTATGGTTTCTTAATCCTTCATTTGCTTTTGGCAAATGGCAGTTCACATTACAGTGATTCTCTTAGTACATAGTTCCTTGTGTTGTGCAATCTCAATTGCTTATCTTCGTATTTCACTATTATTGAAGCTTCAACAAGTCATGGATTCGTTTATTATATTTGCTGGACAACAACAAATGGATAACTCGGAAATTGAAGAACTATCATCATCATCTCTGAACTCAACTTTATTGGACACACGAATCAGCACTTTCTGGACGCAGTTTAGCCCTTCAAATATAAGACTTGTCCCATTTCCAACTCCTGAGTACACAGATGATGAATTTCAGTCCATTGTAAAGAGGGTCATGGGAATACTGTATGTACCTTGtggacacttttttttaatcatagcACACTCTTTCAGCCTTTTATGTTATCCGATGCGATTTGGAAGGTAGTTCATCTTTCCATGGGTTGGTGCTCTCTAACTTTTTCTCTGCATTCCTGAACAGGTACCTATTGGGATTTCTCTTTCCAATATCCCGATTGATTGGTTATTCTGTTTATGAAAAGGTACTCAATCAGCTACTTTGGTTCTGAGTGGAAGCATGTTTCCTGGAATCTTCACATATTAAACACTAAACACTGTTAATTACTCTTACACCAGGAGCATAAAATTAAGGAAGGTCTCTACATGATGGGTCTCAGAGAAAATATGTTTAATATCTCATGGTTTCTTACATATGCACTGCAGGTTTGAGTTTTAGCATTTCACTATCAATTAAACTACTGCTATTGCATGATCCTTTACCCCCATTGTAGTTTCGGTTGCAAGGGTTGGTTTCTATTAGCTCTCTTTGCAAAACagctttttatttttatatttcataGACAAGTATAAGATAGCTGTTACATTTATCCTTTTTGTAGTTTGCTGTCTCCTCCGGAATCATCACTCTTTGCACAATGGGGACACTTTTCAAGTACAGTGATAAGTCTCTGGTGTTTGTATACTTCTTCTGTTTTGGACTGAGCTCAATAACACTGTCATTTCTAATCTCTACATTCTTCACACGGGCAAAAACTGCAATAGCTGTTGGGACACTTGCTTTTCTTGCAGCTTTTTTTCCCTATTATTCTGTGGATGACGAGTCAGTTTCTATGTAAGTATGCATGTTCAAGTTATATATGAAAAGCTAAATATTCTCTTATGGTGCATTACAAATTTTATTCTGTATGTCTGTAGGCTCTTTAAGGTCTTGGCATCTTTTCTTTCACCCACCGCATTTGCCTTAGGCTCAGTTAACTTTGCTGACTATGAACGTGCTCATGTTGGACTCCGTTGGAATAACATCTGGCGGGTATGTtcttcataattattttttgcCTTCTATATTCAGTTTTAACAAGTTCAACATAACTGCAGAGCTCTTCTGGGGTTTGTTTTTTGGTCTGTCTTCTGATGATGATGTTCGACACTTTCTTATATTGTGCAGTGGGTCTATATTTAGACAAGGTAAAACTTCCCTGCTGATGTTTTATGGTCTTTTATTCCTAAGTTATACAAACTTGTAATCATCTGACTGCACCTGTTATTTTTCAATATTCCAAGGAAAAAATCCATGTTCTTCACTTCTTTGACCTATGGTAATAGTAGGGTTTTTGTAATTCATGATAGCTTGATATTTGTGTATGATATCAGGTTCTCCATAAGGAATATAAAATGCGCAGTTCTTGGAGTTCTATGTTATTTAAGCACTTTTCGAGGAAGAAGAATACAAATGAAGAGTTCTCTTCCAGTTCACTTGTTAAATTAATTGATAGCAACTCTACTGAAGATGCTGGTATTTCTGGAAATGATTCATATAAACCAGCTGTCGAAGCAGTAAGTCTCGAAATGAAGCAGCAAGAACTTGACGGGAGGTAAATATAATGCAGCAATACCTGAGTTTGCGTTCCAATCGATAAACAAAAAGTATTTTTATACCCAGTTAGTTTGTATAATGTATTTCTCCAGATGTATTCAGATAAGGAATTTGCACAAGGTGTACACTTCTAAGAAGGCAAGCTGCTGTGCTGTCAATTCTTTACAGATGACACTATATGAAAATCAAATACTAGCTCTTTTAGGTAACTTATTATCAATATATTTGTATGGGGGGATATATTGCATCTTAAATGACTCATTTATAGGTTTGGAGTTGCTTATTTGGATCATGCTTTCTTGGTGAATTATATCGAGGATTATCTAGGCATGGATCCCCTTTATCATGGGAAACCAATTTTTAAGCATAAGTGATCTCTCAATCACTTTATTGACTCTAATTGCACTATCTGTAATCTTAATACATTGCCAACCAGCACCATATTACCTACTAGACATTCTTTTATTAATACAAGTTTGGTTAAGATATCACATTCGATAGTTTATCAAAAATTTTACCTTGCTAGAAGTTTCTATGGTCCGATTAGTGCCATGTAGGACTGCTTTACGGGTACACTGTATATTAAATTGGTTTTATCTTTGCATACAACTTAACTTTTTGACAATAAGTTTCTGGCCCTGAACGCATTCTAGTCCCTTTTACAACCCTTGGATTTTTCACAGAGTAATACTTATCCTCCTTAGGTGAATTAATCCACATCCATAATTGCCCATATGCTTTCAAGAAGTCACCCGCTTACTATTGGGATGTTCATTTATAGATATTGGATTTTCTTCTTTACAAATGAATCCTTTGTATGGTTATCGCTTGTGGTGATTGAGCTCAATTAGATGTTCTACAGGACATAATGGAGCTGGTAAAAGCACAACAATGTCGATGCTTGTAGGCCTTATCCAACCTACCTCTGGAGATGCATTAGTTTTTGGAAAGAGCATCTTAACTGACATGGTAAACTTATTGATTTATAAAGTATGTATATTCAGTTCAGtgaactttcaatttttttttcgtggTATATATTCTTCGATGGGTTAAGCTGCAGTTACACTGTTGGTTGTGCAGGACGAAATACGGCAAAGTTTGGGTGTATGTCCTCAGTATGACATTCTTTTTCCAGAATTGACTGTAAGAAGTCCCTCTCTCAAGCTTGCATATTTGGTTTTTAACTATCATCCCCAAAAAATTATTGTTAATCTCCCTGTTGTCAACTTGTTGTATTTCTATTATTTTCATAATATCTCTCTTTTTATAAACTAATTAAAAgttaataattattatcataTTTAGTTGTGTCTCACACAAATGAAACTAGTATAGCTGTTTAGTAATTcagtgattttttatttatgcttCATTGCTTCGACATGTCGGTGTTTCAATCGTGGAAATTAATTATGTTTGTTTATTCTTCCCATTTTTGAACCAATATCTTCTCTCCCTGTATTTTCTTCCCGCAGGTGAAGGAGCACCTTGAAATTTTTGCTAATATAAAGGGAGTTAATGAAGATTGTCTGGAGAATGTTGCGATTGAAATGGCTGAAGAAGTAAGTTTCTTTCACAGTTTTAGGAACTTAACCCTCTGATGCAAATTTGTTTTCAACAGCGGTAGTGAAATCATTGAGTAATTGTTACTTTGCGTGGGTTTTTCCATGTGATTTAAGTTGACTATAATTATATCCAACAAAACACAAGGGGTAAAAAAAGAATGATTGTCGTGTCTATTGAAGTGTGACTTTTGCTTTTACATATCATCACATAGTGCCCTAATAGCATAAGTTTTGTAATGAAGAGCTACAATTTTGCTGCACCTGAGTCTTCTTATCGCTGACTGGAGACGCTTGTGCAATCATCTTTCATTAGGTTGGTTTGGCAGACAAAATCAATACTCATGTAAGGGCTCTTTCTGGAGGCATGAGGAGGAAGTTATCTCTTGGCATTGCACTAATTGGAAACAGCAAGGTTCAAATAACTTCTGTGAATATCCTCTGATTCTGACTATAACTCCTACTATAATAATTACCTATGTAATACAGGTTATTATCCTTGATGAGCCTACAAGTGGAATGGATCCGTACTCTATGCGGTTGACATGGCAGATgatcaaaagaaaaaagaaggggAGAATAATACTACTAACTACTCACTCCATGGATGAGGCCGATGCATTAGGAGATCAGATAGCTATCATGGCTAACGGTTCTCTAAAGTGTTGCGGAAGGTTTTTGCTTAATTATGTGATCCCACCCTCCCTACCCCCCAACAGCACATATATGCACACACCCAAAAATAGCATTcacaattaaattaagaaaagTGAGAACCAGCAGAACTTGAGGAGAATATGATAATTTCCTAGCAGAATTAATAGCTTGCTGTTATGTTTATATGTTATACGGCTGCATAACATCTCATGCATCTTTCAACAGTTCCTTTTACTTAAAGCAGCACTATGGAGTTGGTTATACTCTCACCCTCGTGAAGGTATGGAGCAATCACTCCACTTATGCTGTTAGAGAGTTCATAGATCATCCAATGATTTCCTACATGTTTATATTTCCAGACTACACCAACTGCCTCTGCAGCTGCTGATATTGTTTACAGTCACATTCCATCAGCAACATGTGTGAGCGATGTAATCCTCTGACTTTGTCTGCTCAAATATGGCGTCTCTCTGTTGGAGCACCTTTTCAACTAGAGTTGACTTCTCTGTCATTTTCTTAATATTTGTATTACATGCATTTTGAAGATAAAATCTACTGTGAGAACAATGCATTTATCTAGAATAGGTTGTTATGGCTATTCTCCCAAACACACACTGGCCTTCTCTTTTGCAGGTTGGTAACGAGATCTCATTCAAACTCCCTCTTGCATCCTCGTCATCCTTTGAAAGCATGTTCCGTGAAATAGAAAGTTGCATGCAGAGATCAAGCCCGAACCTTGAGAATCCCAACTATGGAAGGAGTGATTTTCTTGGCATTGAGAGCTACGGTATCTCTATCACAACTCTAGAGGAAGTGTTTCTAAGAGTTGCTGGAGGTGATTTTGATGAAACAGAGTGCCTGGTTAATGAGAATCCTCATGATACACCTGACAAACATGTAGGACAACTTAGCGAAAATAATGCTTCAGAAAGGACGTCTAACACCAAAGTCTCAAAAAATTATGCCAATATTATTGGCTTCATGTTCTCTGCAATGGGAAAAGCTTGTAGTCTTTTTCTGGAAACTACTCTACATGTTATAAAGTTCCTGACTATGCAATGCTGTTGCTTCGGTGTACTTTCAACGTCTACTTTCTGGAGGCACTCAAAAGCATTATTGATAAAGAGAGCTGTTTCTTCTCGGAGGGATCAAAAGACAATTGTTTTTCAGCTTATAATTCCAGCAATCTTCTTGCTTTTGGGTATTCTTATGATAAAGCTTAAGCCTCATCCTGACCAGCAATCAATAACATTCACAACCTCATACTTCAATCCTTTACTAACTGGCGGAGGTGGAGGCGGTCCAATCCCTTTTGATCTATCCTTGCACATTTCTAAAGAGGTTTCTATTTTCTGTTTATGTTTGTTCTGTCAAATACCAAGAACGATTTTACTTGTCAAATATTTTCCATTCCACATGTAAATTTTATCCACTGCATAGGTTTCGGAGCATGTACATGGAGCTTGGAtccaaaaatttaaagaaaCTACTTATAGGTTTCCTGATTCAGAGAAGGCATTGTCTGATGCTATTGAAGCTGCAGGGGCAACCCTAGGCCCCATTTTACTTTCAATGAGCGAATATCTCATGTCTAGCTTTAATGAAACCTATGAATCAAGGTAATTTAACTTTCGTGCTTCTGAATTTTCGTTTCAAACCTTTTCTATATCTTCAAATAGATTTGTTTGACAGCTGTTAAACTAATACAAGATCCCATACACAAGAAGTATTAGGTGTTGTGAACAAGTTCTGGATCTTTATATAGCATTCTAGACATTCTTAGTAAAATTTGATCTAGATTTCGATGCAGGCCAATCCGATCCTCTGAAGAAAACGAATGCAAATTAAATTGCCTAGTAGGACCATTGGATCTCATCGATCATGTGCGACAGTTTTAAATGATCATGTCTTGTCTGCTTAGTGTCTAACCAAGTTGCTTGAAAAGTCATATTTCCTCTGGGTCATATAAATAGTTCGAGGGTTGTTATCTCTTAGACTCTTACACTTGTTTTCTCACAGGTATGGAGCAGTTGTGATGGATAAGCAGAGTGAAGATGGGAGTCTAGGATATACTGTTCTTCACAACAGTACTTGTCAGCATGGTAGTCCGACATTTATTAACTTGATAAATTCAGCAATACTGAGGCTCGCTACTCTTAATGAGAATATGACAATTCAAACACGTAATCACCCATTGCCCATGACAGAGAGTCAGCTTCAGCAACACCATGTATGTTTAggatttttttagttaattgaCTTTGAAGAGATATGGTCTTTGAATATCATTATTATTTCTTCACAAGAATCTACTTTTTCATTTACAAGTGTCTGCATTCAGGAGACATAAATGGTTTCCACATATTCAAGATTTATTAATCATTCCAATGTCCTAAAATAGTGAAGTGGTCTAGTTCTCCAATATATTATCTGTTGACTACAGAAAATTCATTCTAGTAACTACATGGGGTGTACACTCAATTTCTTTGA from Salvia splendens isolate huo1 chromosome 4, SspV2, whole genome shotgun sequence encodes the following:
- the LOC121798750 gene encoding ABC transporter A family member 1-like isoform X4, giving the protein MHCSLLSPPESSLFAQWGHFSTVGTLAFLAAFFPYYSVDDESVSMLFKVLASFLSPTAFALGSVNFADYERAHVGLRWNNIWRSSSGVCFLVCLLMMMFDTFLYCAVGLYLDKVLHKEYKMRSSWSSMLFKHFSRKKNTNEEFSSSSLVKLIDSNSTEDAGISGNDSYKPAVEAVSLEMKQQELDGRCIQIRNLHKVYTSKKASCCAVNSLQMTLYENQILALLGHNGAGKSTTMSMLVGLIQPTSGDALVFGKSILTDMVNLLIYKDEIRQSLGVCPQYDILFPELTVKEHLEIFANIKGVNEDCLENVAIEMAEEVGLADKINTHVRALSGGMRRKLSLGIALIGNSKVIILDEPTSGMDPYSMRLTWQMIKRKKKGRIILLTTHSMDEADALGDQIAIMANGSLKCCGSSFYLKQHYGVGYTLTLVKTTPTASAAADIVYSHIPSATCVSDVGNEISFKLPLASSSSFESMFREIESCMQRSSPNLENPNYGRSDFLGIESYGISITTLEEVFLRVAGGDFDETECLVNENPHDTPDKHVGQLSENNASERTSNTKVSKNYANIIGFMFSAMGKACSLFLETTLHVIKFLTMQCCCFGVLSTSTFWRHSKALLIKRAVSSRRDQKTIVFQLIIPAIFLLLGILMIKLKPHPDQQSITFTTSYFNPLLTGGGGGGPIPFDLSLHISKEVSEHVHGAWIQKFKETTYRFPDSEKALSDAIEAAGATLGPILLSMSEYLMSSFNETYESRYGAVVMDKQSEDGSLGYTVLHNSTCQHGSPTFINLINSAILRLATLNENMTIQTRNHPLPMTESQLQQHHDLDAFEVAVVVTMAFSFIPASFAVAIVKEREVKAKHQQLISGVSILSYWASTYFWDFVSFLFPSSFAILLFYIFGLEQFIGRESFFSTVLMFLGYGLSIASSTYCLTFFFSEHSMAQNVVLLVHFFTGLILMVISFIMGLIASTAQANSLLKNFFRLSPGFCFADGLASLALMRQGMKEGSGDSVFDWNVTGASICYLAAEGIVYFVMTLCLEVLLPLKINFGTASNLWMRIRRSLTPRSSSLEPLLASTMGESSSLEEDIDVRAERDRVLSSGVDSAVIYLRNLRKVYPGEKQLGPKIAVDSLTFSVQEGECFGFLGTNGAGKTTTLSMLSGEEYPSDGTAYIFGKDIRSNPKAARQHIGYCPQFDALLEFVTAREHLELYARIKGVPEYELEKVVMENLVEFDLLKHADKPSYALSGGNKRKLSVAIAMIGNPPIVILDEPSTGMDPIAKRFMWEVLSRLSTRRGKTAVILTTHSMNEAQALCTRIGIMVGGKLRCIGSPQHLKNRFGNHLELEVKPTEVSALELDMMCQTIQEKFFNMNSPPRSILNDLEGCIGRADSSAAETVAEISLSNETIVAIARWLGNEERVHTLVSANRDSRGAFGEQLSEQLLRDGGIQVPLFSEWWLTKEKFAAIDTLVQSSFPGATYQSCDGLSVKYQLPYYEDLSLADVFGHMERNRNALGISEYSVSQSTLETIFNHFATNP